In Dolichospermum flos-aquae CCAP 1403/13F, the following proteins share a genomic window:
- a CDS encoding Uma2 family endonuclease, with amino-acid sequence MTVATAKRFTITEYHRLADLDFFTEDDRVELIKGEIIKMAAKGKAHSVCNTRLYRELFKLLEEKATIRGQEPIIINDSEPEPDLTIVKNTPDDYFLNHPTPSDIFLIIEVADSSLKYDQEIKLSLYAEADISDYWIFNLVNYYLECYSDPYQDLQGKFGYRHKSIILPNESVKLPSFPELILDLTKVFPGKN; translated from the coding sequence ATGACTGTTGCTACTGCTAAACGCTTTACCATAACTGAATATCACCGTCTAGCAGACCTTGACTTCTTCACGGAAGATGACAGAGTTGAACTAATTAAAGGTGAAATTATCAAAATGGCTGCAAAAGGTAAAGCACATTCTGTTTGTAATACTCGTTTATATAGAGAGTTATTCAAGTTACTGGAAGAAAAGGCTACTATCCGCGGACAAGAACCTATTATTATTAATGATAGCGAACCAGAACCAGATTTAACAATTGTTAAAAATACACCTGATGATTACTTTCTCAATCATCCCACTCCATCTGACATTTTCCTAATTATTGAAGTAGCTGATTCATCTTTAAAATATGACCAAGAAATAAAATTATCCCTATATGCAGAAGCCGATATTTCTGATTATTGGATTTTCAATTTAGTAAATTATTATTTAGAATGCTACAGTGACCCATATCAAGATTTACAAGGTAAATTTGGCTATCGTCACAAATCAATTATCCTCCCTAATGAGTCTGTCAAATTGCCATCTTTCCCGGAATTAATCTTAGATTTAACTAAAGTATTTCCAGGGAAAAATTAA
- a CDS encoding pentapeptide repeat-containing protein: MPEVNFQQSINSTATIVEEYAVGKRDFEKAELGEANLQNFDLKGSDFSYADLSTANLSGANLRGCDLSFADLSEANLENADLRGAMLFSTNLRTANLQGTHLEKADCDHNTRFPANFDPIVAGVNISNPSV; encoded by the coding sequence ATGCCTGAAGTTAATTTTCAACAGTCAATTAATAGTACTGCTACCATTGTAGAAGAATATGCAGTCGGAAAAAGAGACTTTGAAAAAGCAGAATTAGGAGAAGCTAATCTACAAAATTTTGACTTGAAAGGCTCTGATTTCAGTTATGCTGATTTGAGTACAGCTAATCTCAGTGGTGCAAATCTGCGAGGATGTGATTTGAGTTTTGCTGATTTAAGTGAAGCTAATTTAGAAAATGCAGATTTGCGCGGAGCAATGTTATTTTCTACAAATTTACGTACAGCTAATTTACAGGGGACGCATTTAGAAAAAGCAGATTGTGATCATAATACCCGGTTTCCCGCAAATTTTGACCCTATTGTAGCAGGTGTAAACATAAGTAACCCATCTGTATAG